In a single window of the Calditrichota bacterium genome:
- a CDS encoding isocitrate/isopropylmalate dehydrogenase family protein — protein MAKYRIAVLPGDGVGKDVMEAAMIVLNVIDLDAEFEYGDIGWEFWVKEGNPLPDRTINLLRNTDACLFGAITSKPKDEAEKELSPELKGKGFTYSSPIVGLRQLFNLHTNLRPCKAYPGNPLNYRDDIDLVVFRENTEDLYAGVEFHPVPEAVMKTLLENHPKMARF, from the coding sequence ATGGCAAAATATAGAATTGCAGTATTGCCCGGCGATGGCGTGGGTAAAGACGTCATGGAAGCGGCCATGATTGTGCTGAATGTCATTGATTTGGATGCGGAATTCGAATATGGGGATATAGGCTGGGAATTCTGGGTGAAAGAAGGCAATCCCTTGCCGGATCGGACCATTAATCTGCTGAGAAACACGGATGCATGCTTGTTTGGTGCCATTACATCCAAGCCAAAAGATGAGGCCGAAAAGGAACTTTCGCCGGAACTCAAAGGAAAAGGATTCACCTATTCCAGCCCGATTGTGGGTCTTCGGCAGTTGTTCAACCTTCACACGAACCTTCGTCCGTGTAAGGCGTATCCCGGGAATCCCTTGAACTATCGAGACGATATCGACCTGGTCGTTTTTCGGGAAAACACGGAGGATTTGTACGCAGGCGTAGAATTTCACCCGGTTCCGGAAGCCGTTATGAAAACCCTGCTTGAGAATCATCCGAAAATGGCCCGGTTTAA